A genomic stretch from Candidatus Izemoplasmatales bacterium includes:
- a CDS encoding nucleotide exchange factor GrpE, whose protein sequence is MKDKDKDKKTDPAAEAKAEAPEKKEEAKKPEPKTVPAEDFDKVTDELLELKDKYLRMLAETDNFKKRNAEELKREKQYASQPVADKLIDALEIFDQALSVPTEDPQFKNFLYGFKMIKDMIMNVLVEEGVKPIPMKAGDPFDPNVAHAIDTSHDPDLPEDVVLKVVKNGYRYKDRLLRPAMVHVNVKPKPEPTPDTPNTEQEKPAENIA, encoded by the coding sequence ATGAAAGACAAGGACAAGGACAAGAAGACCGACCCGGCCGCCGAGGCCAAGGCCGAAGCGCCCGAGAAAAAGGAAGAGGCCAAGAAGCCGGAACCGAAGACGGTTCCCGCCGAGGACTTCGACAAGGTCACCGACGAGCTCCTCGAACTCAAGGACAAGTACCTCCGGATGCTCGCGGAGACCGACAACTTCAAGAAACGCAACGCCGAGGAACTGAAGCGCGAGAAGCAATACGCCTCCCAGCCCGTCGCCGACAAGCTGATCGACGCCCTCGAGATCTTCGACCAGGCGCTCTCGGTCCCGACCGAGGATCCCCAGTTCAAGAACTTCCTCTACGGATTCAAGATGATCAAGGACATGATCATGAACGTGCTCGTCGAGGAAGGCGTCAAGCCGATCCCGATGAAGGCCGGCGACCCGTTCGACCCGAACGTCGCCCACGCGATCGACACCTCGCACGATCCCGACCTCCCCGAGGACGTCGTCCTCAAGGTCGTGAAGAACGGCTACAGGTACAAGGATCGCCTCCTCCGGCCGGCGATGGTCCACGTGAACGTCAAGCCGAAGCCGGAACCCACCCCCGATACCCCGAACACCGAACAAGAGAAACCAGCGGAAAACATCGCTTAA